TTGCCGAGCTTCCAACACCACACCTGCGCTAGTACTCCGCTTTGAGGGTAGCGATGCTGCGGCACTTAGCCGAATAAAACAGCGTTTTGCCAACGCGCTGGCGGAGATTTCACCAGCACTGACGATCCCTGAACCTCAATAACGTGAACTAACGCGGCAGGGTGAACAGAAGAGAAGTGATCACGCCAATCGAACGCGCGACATAATAAGAAGGCTAGACAACACGCCGCATGGAAAAGCCAATGCTCGCGCTGTAATAACGGTCGCGATAAAAAGTAGCGACGGAAAAAATCAAAAGGGACAACGTCATGAGTTCAACTAGCCGCGACCCCCAGGTCGTTGTGGAGGTATTGTCAGAAGCCCTCCCCTACATCCAGCAGTTTTCGGGCAAAACGGTCGTCGTTAAATATGGTGGCAACGCCATGACAGAAGACACCTTGATCGATTCGTTCGCGCGCAACATCGTGCTGATGAAAGAGGTCGGCATTAACCCGGTCGTCGTCCATGGGGGCGGGCCACAAATTGGCAGCCTGCTGGAAAAACTGAATATCGAATCGCGCTTTGTGAACGGCATGCGAGTCACTGACTCCCAAACCATGGATGTTGTGGAGATGGTCTTGGGAGGGTTGGTCAACAAAAGCATTGTTAACCTGATCAACCAAAGCGGTGGCAAAGCCATTGGCTTGACCGGTAAAGATGGCGCTCAAATTCGTGCTCGCCAGCTGAAAGTAGAGCACCAAAGTCCTGAGATGACCGCACCGGAAATTATCGACATTGGGCACGTAGGTGAAGTGGAGTCTATCTCCACCGACCTCATTGAGATGCTGGCCGCCAGAGACTTCATTCCGGTGATTGCCCCTATCGGGGTTGACGGTGAGGGACACAGCTATAACATCAATGCCGACCTAGTAGC
This genomic window from Halomonas sp. TD01 contains:
- the argB gene encoding acetylglutamate kinase; translated protein: MSSTSRDPQVVVEVLSEALPYIQQFSGKTVVVKYGGNAMTEDTLIDSFARNIVLMKEVGINPVVVHGGGPQIGSLLEKLNIESRFVNGMRVTDSQTMDVVEMVLGGLVNKSIVNLINQSGGKAIGLTGKDGAQIRARQLKVEHQSPEMTAPEIIDIGHVGEVESISTDLIEMLAARDFIPVIAPIGVDGEGHSYNINADLVAGKLAEALNAEKLMLLTNVAGLMNSEGEVLTGLSTAQVDALIADGTIYGGMLPKIRCALDAVKGGVNSAHIIDGRVPHAVLLEIFTNAGVGTLITDAG